The genomic DNA TTTTCTCGCCCAGCAAAGTATACGTGCCCAGACTCTTTGATCCATGAGTTTATAAAGAGAAAACGGAGCGTTAGAAGCAAAAGTATAGCAGAAGACTCGCAGTCATACCGGTAAGCAATGGTATCAACGCTAAGCCGCGTTGCTGAAGTTCTATGAGGTGAACTAGCATGCAAAGCGTCCCGATAATCTCGGCCGTTTTCCCCAGCCCAACTTCGTTGCAGAGAAGCGTTGCTCAAGCCTGTTCGCCCAGTTGCTTGGTAAACATCCCTTTGAGCTGTACCGCAACCGCCACCAGCTGATGCCATTGGGACTTGTACTCTTTGCTCGTGAATGGAATGCTCATCGTCAAAGAAAGACCAAGTAGTCGGAACATTTCGTCAAGGCTTGTGTTAGCAAACTCTGAGACACCAATATCGGACCCTTCCGACCCTGCCAAAAGGTTAGCATTCACGCCCTCCTCCAAGCTCACTGCGTTAGCAAGATTTTCCGTCAATTCTTTGACGCCCTCCTTTTGCGGGGGGAAATGCAGCTCCACGTAGTTGGTGTACGCCCGATCCATTTCGTCCTCGGTCATCAACATTGCCTTCTTTGTTGCCTTGATTCGGCGAACTTTTGCAGACAACTGTTAGATGCAAATCCCAAAATTTACGTGGAGAAGCAAGTACTTAAGCCGTTGTCCGCACGCACGTATCCCAAAGCAACCCAAACGTCTTCGAATGATTTCTCCAGTTTCCCGATTGATTCGTCCATCTCGCCACCAGTCAATTCGACCAGATCTTTGTATTTCTTCAAGGAAACACTAGCTTCcttgaggttttcccagGTGGGGCTCTCCGCAACGTCTGGAGTCAGAGCTACAGTCTCAGCAAGCCAAGTGAATGTACTAAATCTCAAACTTACTCTCCAAAGCGCCCTTGCACTTGTCCCTTGTCTCTGCCGCCGTAACCAGGCTTCTGTTAAGGCGCCGCAACTCCCGCTCCCAAACTCGCTCGAGAATTGCACGTACAAATGCCTTGTAGCCAGGCCTAGGGACTCGAGTTGACGAGGTAAGTGCGCAGGTCCCAAAAAGCTCCATCGAGGCTTGGGTAATAATCTTGTTGAGTACCCCTTTGGATGACTTTATTGTCAAGGAGTATGGATTGACCTCACATAAACAAGGTTGAATAAGTTACGCCCTCTCCTCCAAACACAAAAGATTCTTACCTCTGGCTCATCCATAGCCAAGTCGCGCCACGCATGGACTGGCGAGCGCAAAGTACGCCTCATAAGATCCGCCATGCGCCCCATAACCCCATTGGACCAATTGTACATTCCAAGTATGGCTCCTTTGAACTGAGCGTGGCCACTAATACACTTTGCGGCAGTACTGCTGATGCATGATTGAGTGATGTCGTCTACGTCTTGTATTGCGGCCTTCCTAGCACTTGGTCCCCTCTTCTTGCTTTTCCCATTGGAGCTGGAAGCAGCTTTGCAATGCTGAGATGCGTATTTGATTGCTTGCGCAAGGTATTGAGCATGGAGTTCCCGACATGGCTTGGTAAAATATCGTTGGTAACTGGCTGGAATGCCCTTATATGCTTCTTCTGTAAGCAAGAACCCGTCAGATAGTGTTGCATACTCCAATGGAATACCGCTTGAATCATGAATATCCTCATTGTCTGGCTTGGCGTCCTCGGCGTCTCTGATGGGACGTAGGCCGCATAATAAGCGAAAGTGGTTGTTGACAAAGGGCCTAATACCATAAGGCCCTCTGTCCAGACGCATGGAAGGATTGTCAAGGAAAAGCAAGGGGGTGTGGGCAAGCGGTGTAGTCGGCATGCTTGGAAAATTGGTGGGAGTGGGGTGTCTGAAGTGGCTATCACAAGCCAAGGTTAGAAAAGGCTCAACGTTGATTTAAGGTAACCTAAGCACTCGCCACAAAAGCAAAGCTAAGAAAGCAGGGGTTGCAAACAAGGAACAGGGTGCTCAAGAGTGTAGATCAAAGGGAAATAAGTTTTTGACATGACTCCAATAGATATTCCAAATCTCAACAATAATAGCACGCGTGCTCTTTCCTGTCGCAAAGTGTTAGCGCAAATTGAATATCAAATTTGTTACATTGCCCAAGGTGGTTAGAATAGCGTATAATCACCCCGTTCCCTCTGACACGTTGATTGCCTACTGCGGCAAAGCTGAAGCTGGAAATCACGCAGCTATGCATGGATCCATCAATTCAAAACCAGGACCTCCATTTGAACCATGCGGACCGCCAGACTTCTTAATTACGGAGAGTAGCAAAATTGGAAATGCGACCAAATGGCGTTTGGCATAGGACTACGTGCATACTGAAGTTCATAGGATACAGAACCATACACAAGGCGCTATAGACAGAGCAGCATGAGACAGAGACACGCAAAACAAAAcagaacaaaaaaaaaaaacaatgTCTCAGTCAAACACTACACTTTGGCTCTAGAAGTTTGAGGCTTGCGGGATTGTTATTCGATCTTCGATGAACCAATCGCTACCGTATCCTCCTGTCACCCATCAAAACGCAATCGAGTCTGCGGTGATTGGGGTCCTATATCAGCCTCTCATACGCTGGTCCGGGGACTGGTCACGCTATGACACACGCCAGGGGTGACCACTAATTTGGCGGCAAAGATTTGAAGTGTAACGAGAGAAGCCAAAGCTGTAACATCAGTTTGGCTTCCTTACTCAGACTACCTTGGTCAATTACACAACGCCCCTGCTATCCAGCTGCTTCTCTCCTACAATTTGTTGATACCTTGCAGCAAATACGTGTTGCTTTCAACGTTAACTTTTATATGCACTGATATCTGCTTTGTGTCACAAAATGTGACAGTAAAAGCGGTGCACTAGGCGCCCTGTTGCGCTCCAAATAACGCCATACAGATGCAAAGAAAGACTGGCAGCAACGCGTTTTTCCTCCAACCGTGTTTCACTTTGCGCTTTATTTACAGTCAGTAAGTAATCATGGAAACTGCCAAATCTAGTCGCTCCGCGGTTTGTAAGTCAAGTGAAGCCGTTACAGTTACAAAGATTACTGACATAACAAACGGCTCTTCAGCTCAGAGAGTACGCCTTATAGTCAACGCAGCCAAAGATCGGGTGAGCCGCGTTTATTTCTTGTATTTATGTTGGAAGCTCACTTGAACTTTATGAAAAATCGGCTTTCAATTATACGTTCACACATGTCAAACTACAATGTTTGGATGCGCAGTACTGCTTCTATTGTGACAATGGCGGGGCTCTCATGGATTGCTTTACTTGCGATCGAACGTTTTGCTTTCGAGTCATGGGAGAAGAAGGTGAAGACAAGCAAGTCAACTCTTGCGTAACTGTACCCCCGGATATGGTCAACAACAGACTTCAAAGATTCCAATGTCCCCAATGCCTGTCGGAAGCTCCCTCAAGTTTGCCAGATGTAAGTTCTATTACGACTCGCACAGTATTTGGTAGAAACTCAAGTGCAAAAGTATATAATCAATCGAGGATCAAGGTCAACTAGGCGAATTGCCTCCTGGGCGTCCCTGGCCCTCCTCATATTTTATCTCGACAACCAAGAGTCTCAGGCTCGAAGCCTAATGGACCAGGTGTCGTCGGCCTTGCGGGTATTTGAGGTTGAAGTCATATCGCATATGAGGGTTATAGGGAGCCAGGTAGATGACAACGAGGCCACTTCTATTCATAGACAGTACGTAACACATCTACTTTGCGGACCCCCGGCCCAGTTTAGGCTACTCACCATCCTCAGGCTGGTATTTGATGGCCCTTACCACTTGGCCATAGTGTTCTTGACGGAGGCTAGCCCGGATGGAGGGTGGTGGATAAGCTTGGAGGACAGCAAAGGAGGTGCAGGGCTGGCACCGGAGAAAGTCTTCCTTCGGTACCACATCAAGGCCCTGACCAAGCTCGCAAACAATGCCAGATCTGCGAGACTTTTCATGTTGAGTTGCGGAACCAATCTGTTTGCCGCGTCTTGCCTTGAGAGTATCTACGAGACCGTAGGAAGGTGGGCCAAGTCATTTGATTGGTGAA from Rhizoctonia solani chromosome 16, complete sequence includes the following:
- a CDS encoding SNF2 family amino-terminal protein is translated as MPTTPLAHTPLLFLDNPSMRLDRGPYGIRPFVNNHFRLLCGLRPIRDAEDAKPDNEDIHDSSGIPLEYATLSDGFLLTEEAYKGIPASYQRYFTKPCRELHAQYLAQAIKYASQHCKAASSSNGKSKKRGPSARKAAIQDVDDITQSCISSTAAKCISGHAQFKGAILGMYNWSNGVMGRMADLMRRTLRSPVHAWRDLAMDEPEVNPYSLTIKSSKGVLNKIITQASMELFGTCALTSSTRVPRPGYKAFVRAILERVWERELRRLNRSLVTAAETRDKCKGALETLTPDVAESPTWENLKEASVSLKKYKDLVELTGGEMDESIGKLEKSFEDVWVALGYVRADNGLIRRIKATKKAMLMTEDEMDRAYTNYVELHFPPQKEGVKELTENLANAVSLEEGVNANLLAGSEGSDIGVSEFANTSLDEMFRLLGLSLTMSIPFTSKEYKSQWHQLVAVAVQLKGMFTKQLGEQA